The Caulobacter sp. FWC26 genome contains a region encoding:
- a CDS encoding MmcQ/YjbR family DNA-binding protein has protein sequence MPMTYDEVRAFAFRLPGVADGTAYGRPCLKAHGKFLTRLFEDGESLVCPAVPFDERDMLVEAEPDVFHFTDHFRNYPYILVRLAGAHPGTVERLVMRQWRATAPKTVLKAWDETHPTETP, from the coding sequence TTGCCCATGACCTATGACGAGGTGCGCGCCTTTGCGTTCCGGCTGCCAGGCGTCGCGGATGGAACGGCCTATGGCCGGCCCTGCCTGAAGGCGCACGGCAAGTTCCTGACCCGCCTCTTCGAAGACGGCGAGAGCCTGGTCTGTCCGGCCGTGCCGTTCGACGAACGTGACATGCTGGTCGAGGCCGAGCCCGACGTCTTCCACTTCACCGACCACTTCCGGAATTATCCTTACATCCTGGTCCGCCTGGCGGGCGCCCATCCCGGCACGGTCGAGCGGCTGGTGATGCGCCAGTGGCGCGCCACCGCGCCCAAGACGGTGCTCAAGGCCTGGGACGAAACCCACCCGACGGAGACTCCATGA
- a CDS encoding glutamate-5-semialdehyde dehydrogenase — MDDAGASLQAIMAGMGRTAREGARALRLATPEQRTAAIQAMAAAIREDADVILAANAKDLARAQANGVSGPMLDRLALDAARLEGVAAGVEAVAAIPDPVGVAISRWTRPNGLDIARVRTPIGVIAMIYESRPNVTADAAALCVRSGNAVILRGGSECIHSNLAIHAAIERGLKSSGLPAAAVQAVKTPDRAAVGMILAGLDKTVDLIIPRGGKSLVARVQAEARAPVLGHLEGLNHVFVHAAADLKKAVEVVVNAKLRRVSVCGSAETLLIDKAAAEKLLPPIADALIKAGCELRGDAAARAIEPTMKKATVEDWTTEYLAPILAVAVVDGVAGAAQHIASYGSGHTDAIITEDPTAAEAFIAEVDSAIVLVNASTQFADGGEFGFGAEIGIATDKLHARGPVGAEQLTTFKYVVRGTGQTRP; from the coding sequence ATGGACGACGCGGGCGCCAGCTTGCAGGCGATCATGGCGGGGATGGGCCGGACGGCCCGCGAGGGCGCGCGCGCGCTTCGTCTCGCCACGCCAGAGCAGCGCACCGCCGCCATCCAAGCCATGGCCGCCGCCATCCGCGAAGACGCTGACGTGATCCTGGCCGCCAACGCCAAGGATCTGGCGCGCGCGCAGGCCAATGGCGTCTCGGGCCCGATGCTGGACCGCCTGGCTCTGGACGCCGCCCGCCTGGAGGGCGTGGCCGCCGGAGTCGAGGCCGTGGCCGCCATTCCCGATCCGGTCGGCGTGGCCATCTCGCGCTGGACCCGGCCCAACGGCCTGGACATCGCCCGCGTGCGCACCCCCATCGGCGTCATCGCCATGATCTACGAGAGCCGCCCCAACGTGACCGCCGACGCCGCGGCGCTGTGCGTGCGCTCGGGCAATGCGGTGATCCTGCGCGGCGGCTCGGAGTGCATCCACTCCAACCTGGCCATTCACGCCGCCATCGAGCGCGGCCTGAAGAGCTCGGGTCTCCCCGCCGCCGCCGTCCAGGCGGTGAAGACGCCTGATCGGGCCGCCGTCGGCATGATCCTGGCCGGGCTCGACAAGACCGTCGACCTCATCATCCCCCGCGGCGGCAAGAGCCTGGTGGCCCGCGTCCAGGCCGAGGCCCGCGCTCCGGTGTTGGGCCACCTGGAAGGCCTGAACCACGTCTTCGTGCACGCCGCCGCCGACCTGAAGAAGGCCGTCGAGGTGGTGGTGAACGCCAAGTTGCGCCGCGTTTCGGTCTGCGGCTCGGCCGAGACCCTGCTCATCGACAAGGCCGCCGCCGAAAAGCTGCTGCCGCCGATCGCCGACGCGCTGATCAAGGCCGGTTGCGAGCTGCGCGGCGACGCCGCCGCCCGCGCCATCGAGCCGACCATGAAGAAGGCGACCGTCGAGGACTGGACCACCGAGTATCTGGCCCCGATCCTGGCCGTCGCCGTGGTCGACGGCGTGGCCGGCGCGGCCCAGCACATCGCCTCCTACGGCTCAGGCCACACCGACGCGATCATCACCGAGGATCCGACGGCGGCCGAGGCCTTCATCGCCGAGGTCGACAGCGCCATCGTGCTGGTCAACGCCTCGACCCAGTTCGCCGACGGCGGCGAATTCGGGTTCGGGGCCGAGATCGGCATCGCCACCGACAAGCTTCACGCCCGCGGTCCGGTTGGGGCCGAGCAACTGACGACGTTCAAATATGTGGTTCGCGGGACCGGCCAGACTCGTCCCTGA
- a CDS encoding VOC family protein, with amino-acid sequence MREDGKIDYIEWPGGDLPATKAFYSGAFGWSFADYGPDYVAFEGQGTDGGFARPQEGSSDRPLVILYAHDLEAMLDKVTAAGGVITAPIFSFPGGRRFHFTDPSGNELGVWSATGVE; translated from the coding sequence ATGCGCGAAGACGGCAAGATCGACTACATCGAGTGGCCCGGCGGCGATCTGCCGGCGACCAAGGCGTTCTATTCCGGCGCCTTCGGCTGGAGCTTCGCCGACTACGGTCCCGACTATGTCGCCTTTGAGGGCCAGGGGACCGATGGCGGTTTCGCCAGGCCGCAGGAAGGGTCCAGCGACCGGCCGCTGGTCATCCTCTACGCCCACGACCTGGAGGCGATGCTCGACAAGGTCACGGCTGCGGGCGGGGTTATCACCGCGCCGATCTTCAGCTTCCCGGGCGGGCGTCGCTTTCACTTCACCGACCCGTCGGGCAACGAGCTGGGCGTCTGGAGCGCGACGGGGGTCGAGTAG
- a CDS encoding DUF4287 domain-containing protein codes for MSDNKVKGPASYLPSIEKTYGQPIAHWQKIVRDAYPAKHMDLVAVLKSAYGLGHGHANAIVAYTLAEDGLK; via the coding sequence ATGTCCGACAACAAGGTGAAGGGCCCGGCGTCCTACTTACCGTCAATCGAGAAGACCTACGGCCAGCCGATCGCCCACTGGCAGAAGATCGTGCGCGACGCCTATCCGGCCAAGCACATGGATCTCGTCGCCGTGCTGAAGAGCGCATACGGTCTTGGCCACGGCCACGCCAATGCGATCGTAGCCTACACCTTGGCCGAGGACGGTCTGAAATAG
- a CDS encoding DUF6624 domain-containing protein, whose amino-acid sequence MAFGTGPVVVAFALASALQAPLPLTALRADAAAARTFDYWSLRAVRTPAEVRALAASIIADDEAKGCRTEADFEIVLGLESAAEADSAAAWRADREAAAQLEQDSAALRAKALAGEQIDGRYVSRNVQAFVEQAQTARTPRARAVIERVAVDQAGLSVSAPGDGAPGVERRIALRSKHRYCVIARDNAEWLKSEIRSNGWFTLSAEGPDADRAAWLMVQHADHDPVFQREALALLTRLKDQNETSKRNYAYLYDRLAANEGRNQLYATQARCRAGQREPHPAVADPQGLEARRAAMGLETLEAYYARFGPCQKD is encoded by the coding sequence ATGGCGTTCGGAACAGGACCTGTGGTCGTCGCCTTTGCGCTGGCCAGCGCCCTCCAGGCGCCGTTGCCGCTCACAGCGCTGCGCGCTGACGCTGCGGCCGCACGGACTTTCGACTACTGGAGCCTTCGCGCGGTCCGCACCCCAGCGGAGGTCCGGGCTCTGGCCGCTTCGATCATCGCAGACGACGAGGCCAAGGGTTGTCGCACCGAGGCTGACTTCGAGATCGTTCTGGGTCTCGAGAGCGCAGCGGAAGCCGACTCCGCCGCCGCTTGGCGCGCCGACCGTGAGGCCGCCGCTCAGCTCGAGCAAGACAGCGCGGCTCTGCGCGCCAAGGCCCTGGCCGGCGAGCAGATCGATGGCCGCTATGTCAGCCGCAATGTTCAGGCCTTCGTGGAGCAGGCTCAAACCGCGCGAACGCCGCGCGCCCGCGCCGTGATCGAGCGCGTCGCGGTCGACCAGGCCGGCCTGAGCGTCTCCGCGCCCGGAGATGGCGCGCCGGGGGTGGAGCGACGGATCGCTCTGCGCTCGAAGCATCGCTACTGCGTCATCGCGCGCGACAACGCCGAGTGGCTGAAGTCGGAGATCCGGTCCAACGGCTGGTTCACCCTCTCCGCAGAGGGCCCGGACGCCGACAGGGCCGCGTGGCTGATGGTCCAGCACGCCGACCATGATCCCGTCTTCCAGCGCGAGGCCTTGGCCCTGCTGACCCGCCTCAAGGACCAGAACGAGACCAGCAAGCGCAACTACGCCTACCTGTATGACCGCCTCGCGGCCAATGAGGGCCGTAACCAGCTTTACGCGACGCAAGCGCGCTGTCGGGCCGGCCAACGCGAACCCCATCCTGCCGTGGCGGATCCTCAAGGCCTGGAGGCTCGCCGCGCAGCCATGGGCCTGGAGACGCTGGAAGCCTACTACGCCCGGTTTGGGCCTTGTCAGAAGGACTAG
- a CDS encoding nicotinate-nucleotide adenylyltransferase: MWFAGPARLVPEAGRPNAQRLGFHLEPGMRVGLFGGSFNPAHEGHAHVAETAMRRLELDRVIWLVSPQNPLKPSHETRPLSERMANARRWARGAGMIVSDAETRLGSQYTIDTLRVLRARYPGVKFVWIMGADSLATFHRWRGWTQIMREVPVAVISRPWIALKARTSPAARRFAFARWPASAAAKLPDAKSPAWVYLTGPLNFASSTALRARQKG; this comes from the coding sequence ATGTGGTTCGCGGGACCGGCCAGACTCGTCCCTGAGGCCGGTCGGCCCAACGCCCAGCGCCTGGGGTTCCACCTGGAGCCCGGGATGCGTGTCGGGCTGTTCGGCGGCAGCTTCAATCCGGCGCACGAGGGCCACGCCCACGTGGCCGAGACGGCCATGCGTCGTCTCGAGCTGGATCGCGTGATCTGGCTGGTGTCGCCGCAGAACCCGCTAAAGCCGTCGCACGAGACCCGCCCCTTGTCCGAGCGCATGGCCAACGCCCGCCGCTGGGCGCGCGGGGCGGGGATGATCGTCTCGGACGCCGAGACGCGACTGGGCTCGCAGTACACGATCGACACCCTGCGCGTTCTGCGCGCCCGCTACCCCGGCGTGAAGTTCGTCTGGATCATGGGCGCCGACAGCCTGGCCACCTTCCACCGCTGGCGGGGCTGGACGCAGATCATGCGCGAAGTGCCGGTGGCGGTGATCTCGCGCCCGTGGATCGCGCTGAAGGCCCGAACCTCGCCGGCCGCCCGCCGCTTCGCGTTCGCCCGATGGCCCGCCAGCGCCGCCGCCAAGCTGCCGGACGCCAAATCGCCGGCCTGGGTCTATCTGACGGGCCCGCTGAACTTCGCCTCCTCGACGGCGCTACGGGCGCGGCAGAAGGGTTGA
- a CDS encoding DUF454 family protein: MDRKPVRKPRRSLTRAERWVLDGLGGALLATGAVGAVVPGMPTTVFWIGAVLCFLKTRPHAVRPMLRAPVVGPAIRWFLRWRPFGGGRKRGRG; encoded by the coding sequence ATGGATCGCAAACCCGTCCGCAAACCGCGCCGCAGCCTGACCCGGGCTGAGCGCTGGGTGCTGGATGGTCTGGGCGGCGCGCTGCTGGCCACCGGCGCGGTCGGCGCGGTGGTGCCGGGCATGCCGACCACGGTCTTCTGGATCGGCGCGGTGCTGTGCTTCCTGAAGACCCGTCCCCACGCCGTGCGCCCCATGCTGCGCGCGCCGGTGGTGGGGCCCGCGATCCGCTGGTTCCTGCGCTGGCGGCCGTTCGGCGGCGGGCGAAAGCGTGGGCGGGGCTGA
- a CDS encoding fatty acid desaturase family protein, which produces MAVAPRVKPQDLFTSEEWTRISARSSWRGVWMVAHAWGVIIAAGALFVAFPNPLTYVLAVMLIGARQLGLAILMHEAAHGGLHPKLKVNDWIGEWLCAAPVGASLASYRPYHLSHHKYAQQAEDPDLVLSAPFPTTRRSLRRKMIRDLTGQTFFKQRFGPLLGKMKGDAPKGAIFAGEIARQTPFLLWNLGILVALSAMGLWWAWLALWIVPMATWFPLVTRLRNIAEHALVAKDEPDPFRHARTTNANWIERALIAPYYVNFHAEHHMFMHTPCWNLPLAHRVLEKKGLNQGMLTAPGYLSVLKAASSKPAVAA; this is translated from the coding sequence ATGGCCGTCGCTCCACGCGTCAAACCGCAGGACCTGTTCACGTCCGAGGAATGGACGCGGATTTCCGCGCGCTCGTCCTGGCGGGGCGTCTGGATGGTGGCCCACGCCTGGGGCGTGATCATCGCCGCCGGGGCGCTGTTCGTGGCGTTCCCCAACCCGCTCACCTACGTCCTCGCCGTCATGTTGATCGGCGCGCGGCAGCTGGGCCTTGCGATCCTGATGCACGAGGCCGCGCACGGCGGGCTGCATCCCAAACTCAAGGTCAATGACTGGATCGGCGAGTGGCTGTGCGCCGCGCCGGTGGGCGCCTCGCTGGCCAGCTATCGCCCCTATCACCTCAGCCATCACAAATATGCCCAGCAGGCCGAGGATCCTGATCTGGTCCTGTCAGCGCCCTTCCCGACCACGCGGCGCTCGCTGCGCCGCAAGATGATCCGCGATCTGACCGGCCAGACCTTCTTCAAGCAGCGCTTCGGGCCTTTGCTCGGAAAGATGAAAGGCGATGCGCCCAAGGGCGCGATCTTCGCCGGCGAGATTGCGCGGCAAACGCCGTTCCTGCTGTGGAATCTCGGCATCCTGGTCGCGCTCTCGGCCATGGGCCTATGGTGGGCGTGGCTGGCGCTGTGGATCGTGCCCATGGCCACCTGGTTTCCGCTGGTCACGCGCCTGCGCAACATCGCTGAGCACGCCCTGGTGGCCAAGGACGAGCCCGACCCGTTCCGCCACGCCCGCACCACGAACGCCAACTGGATCGAGCGCGCCCTGATTGCGCCCTACTACGTCAACTTCCACGCCGAACATCACATGTTCATGCACACCCCTTGCTGGAACCTGCCGTTGGCGCACCGGGTGCTGGAGAAGAAGGGCCTGAACCAGGGCATGCTGACCGCGCCAGGGTATCTGAGCGTATTGAAGGCCGCATCGAGCAAACCGGCGGTCGCCGCCTGA
- a CDS encoding methyltransferase, with the protein MIVQTLEGRRAFIRQNTQLLSPPHAPELALHLADEVTPLWKLTEEALEEIGLPPPFWAFAWAGGQALARYILDHPQTVAGKTVFDFATGSGLVAIAAMKAGAASVLANDIDVFCEAAVTLNAEANGVAVAFTEANLLGGPPPEAQVLLAGDICYEKPMAEAVMDWLRRGRAQGSTVLIGDPGRTYFRKDDLVKLAEYQVETTRELEDMAVKRTSVWTLP; encoded by the coding sequence ATGATCGTCCAGACCCTTGAGGGCCGCCGCGCCTTCATTCGCCAGAACACCCAGCTTCTGTCGCCGCCACATGCGCCCGAACTGGCGCTGCACCTGGCCGACGAGGTTACCCCGCTGTGGAAGTTGACCGAGGAGGCTCTCGAAGAGATCGGCCTGCCGCCGCCCTTCTGGGCCTTCGCCTGGGCCGGCGGTCAGGCCCTGGCGCGCTACATCCTCGACCATCCCCAAACCGTGGCCGGCAAGACCGTCTTCGACTTCGCCACGGGCTCGGGCCTGGTGGCCATCGCGGCGATGAAGGCCGGCGCCGCGAGCGTGCTGGCCAACGACATCGACGTCTTCTGCGAGGCGGCCGTCACCCTGAACGCCGAAGCCAACGGCGTCGCCGTCGCCTTCACCGAGGCCAATCTGCTTGGCGGTCCGCCGCCGGAAGCGCAGGTCCTGCTGGCCGGCGACATCTGCTACGAGAAGCCGATGGCCGAGGCGGTGATGGACTGGTTGCGGCGCGGCCGCGCCCAGGGCTCGACGGTGCTGATCGGCGATCCGGGCCGCACCTACTTCCGCAAGGACGACCTGGTGAAGCTAGCCGAGTACCAGGTTGAGACCACCCGCGAGCTAGAGGACATGGCCGTCAAGCGCACCAGCGTCTGGACTCTGCCCTGA
- a CDS encoding NAD(P)-dependent oxidoreductase: MDAENTLKTPVLVLGATSLIGRHLMARLKEEGLDPIAFSRRPPPGDACWVGGDLKDPDLAERLPVATTVFSLSPIWLLPSALRALEARGMARLIAFSSTSRFTKTDSPVAAERAVAAALAEAEQAIEAWCAANGVAWTILRPTLIYDEGHDENVSRIARLVRRFHVMPLSGAGEGLRQPVHAEDLAAGALAAAHAPAAQNRTYNLVGGETVSYRVMVDRVFEGLGKTPRTLPMPTWLFGLLMRLAKPFYPGATTAMGTRMGQDLTFDSSDAARDFGWSPRRFHPRF; the protein is encoded by the coding sequence ATGGACGCTGAGAACACCCTGAAGACGCCGGTGCTGGTGCTGGGCGCGACCAGCCTGATTGGGCGCCATCTGATGGCCCGTCTGAAAGAGGAAGGTCTCGACCCGATCGCCTTCAGCCGCCGCCCGCCGCCGGGCGACGCCTGCTGGGTCGGCGGCGACCTGAAGGACCCGGACCTCGCCGAGCGCCTGCCGGTAGCCACCACGGTGTTCTCCCTGTCGCCGATCTGGCTCCTGCCGTCCGCCTTGCGGGCGTTGGAGGCGCGCGGCATGGCGCGTCTGATCGCCTTCTCTTCGACCAGCCGGTTCACCAAGACCGACTCGCCGGTCGCGGCCGAACGCGCGGTGGCGGCGGCGCTGGCCGAGGCGGAACAGGCGATCGAGGCTTGGTGCGCGGCCAACGGGGTCGCCTGGACGATCCTGCGGCCCACCCTGATCTATGACGAGGGCCACGACGAGAACGTCAGTCGCATCGCCCGGCTGGTGCGGCGCTTTCATGTGATGCCGCTGTCGGGCGCAGGGGAGGGGCTGCGCCAGCCGGTCCATGCCGAAGACCTCGCCGCCGGGGCTCTGGCCGCTGCCCATGCGCCGGCCGCACAGAATCGAACCTACAACCTCGTCGGCGGCGAGACGGTCAGCTACCGCGTGATGGTCGACCGCGTGTTCGAGGGCTTGGGCAAGACGCCCCGCACCCTGCCGATGCCGACCTGGCTGTTTGGCCTGCTCATGCGCCTGGCCAAGCCGTTCTATCCCGGCGCCACGACGGCCATGGGGACCCGCATGGGCCAGGACCTGACCTTCGATTCGTCGGACGCGGCGCGGGACTTTGGCTGGAGCCCCCGCCGGTTCCATCCGCGCTTTTAG
- a CDS encoding Pr6Pr family membrane protein produces MKGPLALWRILIALIACLGPTLQYGLMVYDETLVSAAVKSVEFFSYFTILTNMLAAAALTAPLAAPRSAFAAWAERSGPRAAIATYLAITAVVYHTMLAWQWDPQGLRKVSDTILHTITPIAFLLDVAMRGGQGPTRWIVAAKAMAFPALFGVWTLVHGALTNWYPYPFMNVAKRGYPKVLLTMVEMSVAFALVALIFIALLRVRTRLAPSAAAPISA; encoded by the coding sequence ATGAAAGGCCCGCTCGCCCTTTGGCGCATCCTGATCGCGCTGATCGCCTGCCTTGGCCCCACCCTGCAGTACGGGCTGATGGTCTATGACGAGACCCTGGTGTCGGCGGCGGTGAAGTCGGTCGAGTTCTTCAGCTACTTCACGATCCTGACGAACATGCTCGCTGCGGCCGCCCTGACCGCACCCCTGGCCGCGCCGCGCAGCGCCTTCGCCGCCTGGGCCGAGCGCAGCGGGCCGCGCGCGGCGATCGCGACCTATCTGGCGATCACCGCGGTCGTCTATCACACCATGCTGGCGTGGCAGTGGGACCCGCAGGGGCTGCGCAAGGTCTCCGACACGATCCTGCACACGATCACCCCGATCGCCTTCCTGCTGGACGTGGCCATGCGCGGCGGCCAGGGCCCCACGCGCTGGATCGTGGCGGCCAAGGCCATGGCCTTCCCGGCCCTCTTCGGGGTCTGGACCCTGGTCCACGGCGCGCTGACAAACTGGTATCCGTACCCGTTCATGAACGTCGCCAAGCGCGGCTACCCCAAGGTGCTGCTGACCATGGTGGAGATGAGCGTGGCCTTCGCGTTGGTCGCCTTGATCTTCATCGCCCTGCTGCGCGTTCGAACCCGGTTGGCGCCCAGCGCCGCAGCGCCCATATCCGCCTGA
- a CDS encoding aldo/keto reductase — protein MSKLVPAVRSGDVLMPALGFGTWQLENGTAVPLVEKALEIGYRHIDTAQIYGNERDVGAAIKNSGVKRDEIFLTTKVWIDKFADGDLQRSAEKSLEKLGVDHVDLLLLHWPKPEVPLAETLKALNEVRAKGWTRAIGLSNFPSAQLEEAARLSEAPIATDQVEYHPYLSLKTLKAKADQLGVSITAWSPLAQGKVAQDPVLIEIGRAHGKTPGQVTLRWIIQQGIIAIPRTSNPARIAENFDVLDFELSAEEMTRIHALARPDGRLGDWLDKAYQWDAE, from the coding sequence ATGTCCAAGCTCGTTCCCGCCGTCCGCTCGGGCGATGTCCTGATGCCCGCCCTGGGCTTTGGCACCTGGCAGCTGGAGAACGGGACCGCTGTCCCGCTGGTCGAGAAGGCCCTGGAGATCGGGTACCGCCACATCGACACCGCCCAGATCTACGGCAACGAGCGCGATGTCGGCGCGGCGATCAAGAATAGCGGCGTCAAGCGCGACGAAATCTTCCTGACCACCAAGGTCTGGATCGACAAGTTCGCCGACGGCGATCTGCAGCGCTCGGCCGAAAAGAGCCTGGAGAAGCTGGGCGTCGACCACGTCGACCTCCTGCTGCTGCATTGGCCGAAACCCGAGGTCCCGCTGGCCGAAACCCTGAAAGCCCTGAACGAGGTCCGCGCCAAGGGCTGGACCCGCGCGATCGGCCTGTCGAACTTCCCGTCCGCCCAGCTGGAGGAAGCCGCCAGGCTGTCGGAGGCGCCGATCGCCACCGACCAGGTCGAGTACCACCCCTATCTGTCGCTAAAGACCCTGAAGGCCAAGGCCGACCAGCTGGGCGTCTCGATCACCGCCTGGTCGCCGCTGGCCCAAGGCAAGGTCGCCCAGGACCCGGTGCTGATCGAGATCGGCCGCGCCCACGGCAAGACGCCCGGCCAGGTCACCCTGCGCTGGATCATCCAGCAGGGCATCATCGCGATCCCGCGCACCAGCAATCCGGCGCGGATCGCCGAGAACTTCGACGTGCTCGACTTTGAACTTTCGGCAGAAGAGATGACCCGCATTCACGCCCTGGCCCGTCCCGACGGCCGGCTCGGCGACTGGCTGGACAAGGCGTACCAGTGGGACGCGGAGTGA
- the ubiA gene encoding 4-hydroxybenzoate octaprenyltransferase, translated as MSTILPDATATNWVDRHAPERLRSWLKLGRFDRPVGIWLLMLPGWQGIALAAAEQGRWPNPLLLLAVFVGAALMRAAGCAFNDIVDRDFDAQVARTAMRPIPAGLITVKQAWLFVVGCCLVSFLILICLGWTAILLGVLSLALVAAYPFMKRITWWPQAWLGLTFNWGALLGYAAATGHLSWSAALLYASGIFWTLGYDTIYAIQDIEDDALAGIKSSTRRLGQHVQAGVAGFYLVSFILLVLAGWVGDIGPLFLPLAALFALHLSRQAAAVRIEDGPGALKLFKSNALAGLLVFAGLAAGLWKPGVSF; from the coding sequence ATGAGCACCATCCTGCCCGACGCCACCGCCACCAACTGGGTCGACCGCCACGCGCCCGAGCGCCTGCGCTCCTGGCTGAAGCTGGGCCGCTTCGACCGGCCGGTCGGGATCTGGCTCCTGATGCTCCCCGGCTGGCAGGGCATCGCCCTGGCCGCCGCCGAGCAGGGCCGCTGGCCCAATCCGCTGCTGCTGCTGGCGGTCTTCGTCGGCGCGGCCCTGATGCGGGCGGCCGGCTGCGCCTTCAACGACATCGTCGACCGCGACTTCGACGCCCAGGTGGCCCGCACCGCCATGCGCCCGATCCCGGCGGGGCTGATCACCGTCAAGCAGGCCTGGCTGTTCGTCGTCGGCTGCTGCCTGGTCAGTTTCCTGATCCTGATTTGCCTGGGATGGACCGCGATTCTGCTGGGCGTGCTGTCGCTCGCCCTCGTGGCCGCCTATCCTTTCATGAAGCGGATCACCTGGTGGCCGCAGGCGTGGCTGGGCCTGACCTTCAACTGGGGCGCCCTTTTGGGCTACGCCGCCGCCACCGGCCACCTGTCGTGGTCCGCCGCCCTGCTCTACGCCTCGGGGATCTTCTGGACCCTGGGCTACGACACGATCTACGCCATCCAGGACATCGAGGACGACGCCCTGGCGGGGATCAAGTCCTCGACCCGTCGGCTTGGCCAGCACGTCCAGGCGGGCGTCGCCGGCTTCTATCTCGTGAGCTTTATCCTGCTGGTGTTGGCCGGCTGGGTCGGCGACATAGGACCGCTGTTCCTGCCGCTGGCGGCGCTGTTCGCCCTGCACCTGTCGCGCCAAGCCGCCGCCGTGCGCATCGAAGACGGTCCCGGCGCGCTGAAGCTCTTCAAGTCGAACGCGCTGGCGGGGTTGCTGGTGTTCGCAGGCCTGGCGGCCGGGCTGTGGAAGCCCGGGGTGAGCTTCTAG